The following proteins are encoded in a genomic region of Streptomyces lunaelactis:
- a CDS encoding ATP-binding protein gives MVRARTEEDFVERDWLYDEIERALESERGQYVLVTGEPGAGKTSLLAGMARARPDRLRYFFRRDSRTALTGGDIQSFLLSIGHQLARVHPELFELESLTVVVQQHIDSVEAEGRVVGIRIEDLRVSPFQRTATLEVDQRLGVVAGTATGVEIGTAQLEPRLLDPDNLAHLALIGPAQVLAAQDPEARIVILLDALDEIADDTTEPRKGLLRWLARSPELPANVKVVMTSRPHSGLRLFRSAREERLTEMVVDAGSPQVVNDLRIYADRVLETDAVIAMERARGHLPGSAKRYAVRSAAGNFLYLATYARALNDAVAGQDDEMVDRLLVFSGIPGNLAGLYGFFVELAREELTPWPTSRTGEPAGWEGVGLPVIGVLTVAREALTEDQLTALSGTPVREEPARKVLESLRWLLDRRDDRIAFFHTSISEFLAGEEARKKHPECWVDETEWHEQIVRHYRGAAVSWAEVDWSQVDRYGLVHLVTHLLRARPRSLDEAVDLVCPGLRRAVRTEFGAQGRFLELVDSIAHHVADSAPVGSGLPALMYLGVVRHQAAQPGNALPTRVIGLLARTGRRQEALEYVAGMTPSSQRFTAVTEILAYARPRPDETSYEELLDLLVESVLTIPRHGTDYYRDAGAQSAAESAAQLLAPHDLERALRLWRHGQELSERAPRPEAEPDAVYRAAAVAEQDVDRARVLIGRISGERWTDYLDLAERADSGRSTELLWAAERSLDTVGPAVRVVALSRLASAWATYDPDTSRRFLAEVLAQVFAAGEEEKLAPQLTKAAVALRDVAPAAARILLARLDTIVVNGYTERALLDAAGLWTRWGAPERARTLVDRYLAWTSSPWAQLSARKALGQSDRAEERQLVEKVHADIPEPPADPTAYGWAARQRDDDLAGVVRRMAEYDLARAAQMARDVAGPSDRYVLLADIAHLHLDRGEASPAAALLEEVLQRVERPAPLRGAGGAGTGFTTASPESSAPPARNHLEQVNIGAVMGMFNLSHHWAARARGHFFREPADVVRAVELGPSSNTARVIRRFAVRLAHRDLSQAGTLMHSIADPGERAIGFAELHRAAHGPDSSDSHHGPEADTFSKEIDRSLGELPRHRWTAGPGDDSDEHKAWAYARPDLRVRFELAVRALGCRKADMQGLQGLTFLAHAQRHSMLTWASAVFAADMIQRKQPHQIFTQTHLENLTQGLDQGDEMSMSRVAAAAYHEYRIAREVPGYTFQAPKVHIDDPIYAAAVDLVTPAPGAPLSPSFTRRLRGLLDTGPLPAAAELVAFAAEARPENRHELRELAVEIIARARDGSAIGVDALAVLAASPALGDLVDPVGLVNEAERCTFGWPGEHWIPGDVVARLFPVLLERAPAVALRRFYEVASANWSFAMSLLEHAADALIDAMDTDLAATLGSAMARGLACTSPEGTAPDAVDGVRLAQLVATGTADNGRAS, from the coding sequence GTGGTCCGAGCCCGGACGGAGGAGGACTTCGTCGAGCGCGACTGGCTGTACGACGAGATCGAGCGGGCCCTGGAATCGGAACGGGGCCAGTACGTCCTGGTGACGGGCGAGCCCGGAGCGGGCAAGACCAGCCTGCTCGCCGGTATGGCACGGGCCCGTCCCGACCGGCTTCGCTACTTCTTCAGACGGGACAGCCGGACCGCGCTCACCGGGGGGGACATCCAGTCCTTCCTGCTGAGCATCGGGCATCAGCTCGCACGGGTGCACCCGGAGCTCTTCGAACTGGAAAGCCTCACGGTGGTGGTCCAGCAGCACATCGACTCCGTCGAGGCCGAGGGCCGCGTGGTCGGGATCAGGATCGAGGACCTGAGGGTGTCGCCGTTCCAGCGCACCGCCACCCTGGAAGTCGACCAGCGCCTCGGCGTCGTGGCCGGCACGGCCACGGGTGTCGAGATCGGCACGGCCCAACTGGAGCCCCGCCTGCTGGACCCCGACAACCTGGCGCACCTGGCGCTGATCGGGCCCGCACAGGTGCTGGCCGCACAGGATCCCGAGGCCAGGATCGTCATCCTGCTCGACGCGCTGGACGAGATAGCCGACGACACGACCGAGCCCCGGAAAGGGCTCCTGCGCTGGCTGGCCCGCTCTCCCGAACTGCCCGCCAATGTCAAAGTGGTCATGACCTCCCGGCCGCACTCCGGTCTCCGGCTGTTCCGGTCGGCCCGGGAGGAGCGGCTCACCGAGATGGTCGTCGACGCGGGCTCACCCCAAGTCGTCAACGACCTGCGTATCTACGCGGACCGCGTCCTGGAGACGGACGCCGTCATCGCCATGGAACGCGCCAGAGGCCACCTCCCGGGCAGTGCGAAGCGGTACGCGGTCAGGAGCGCCGCCGGAAACTTCCTGTATCTGGCGACTTACGCACGGGCGCTGAACGACGCCGTCGCGGGACAGGACGACGAGATGGTCGACAGACTGCTCGTTTTCAGCGGCATACCGGGCAATCTGGCCGGGCTGTACGGGTTCTTCGTGGAGCTGGCCCGCGAGGAACTCACGCCGTGGCCGACGAGCAGGACAGGTGAGCCGGCCGGCTGGGAGGGGGTGGGCCTGCCGGTCATCGGTGTGCTGACTGTGGCGAGGGAGGCGTTGACGGAGGACCAGCTCACCGCGCTGTCCGGCACACCTGTACGGGAGGAACCCGCACGGAAGGTCCTCGAAAGCCTGCGCTGGCTGCTGGACCGGCGAGACGACCGGATCGCTTTCTTCCACACCTCGATCAGTGAATTTCTCGCGGGGGAGGAGGCCCGGAAGAAGCACCCGGAATGCTGGGTCGACGAGACCGAGTGGCACGAACAGATCGTGCGGCACTACCGCGGCGCCGCGGTGAGCTGGGCGGAGGTGGACTGGTCACAGGTGGATCGCTACGGCTTGGTCCACCTCGTCACCCACCTCCTGAGGGCCCGGCCGCGCAGCTTAGACGAGGCCGTCGACCTGGTATGCCCCGGTTTGCGCCGGGCTGTCAGGACCGAGTTCGGAGCCCAGGGCAGGTTTCTCGAACTCGTGGACAGCATCGCCCACCACGTCGCGGACAGCGCACCCGTGGGCTCCGGACTGCCCGCGCTGATGTACCTCGGCGTCGTACGCCACCAGGCCGCGCAGCCCGGCAACGCACTGCCGACACGGGTGATCGGCCTGCTCGCCCGGACGGGCCGCCGCCAGGAGGCCCTGGAGTACGTGGCCGGGATGACGCCCTCGTCCCAGCGGTTCACGGCCGTCACGGAGATCCTGGCGTACGCGCGTCCCAGGCCCGACGAGACCTCGTACGAGGAACTGCTGGACCTCCTGGTCGAGTCCGTGCTGACCATTCCCAGGCACGGCACCGACTACTACCGGGACGCGGGTGCACAGAGCGCGGCAGAGTCGGCCGCACAACTGCTCGCACCGCATGATCTCGAACGCGCACTGCGACTGTGGCGGCACGGCCAGGAGCTGTCGGAGCGAGCGCCCCGCCCGGAGGCGGAGCCGGATGCGGTGTATCGCGCCGCCGCCGTCGCCGAGCAGGATGTGGACAGGGCCCGCGTCCTCATCGGCAGGATCAGCGGGGAGCGCTGGACGGACTACCTGGATCTGGCGGAGCGCGCCGACTCCGGACGGTCCACCGAGCTGCTGTGGGCGGCCGAGAGGTCCTTGGACACCGTCGGGCCGGCAGTCCGTGTCGTGGCCCTGTCGAGACTGGCCTCCGCGTGGGCGACGTACGATCCGGACACCAGCCGGCGGTTCCTCGCCGAGGTGCTCGCGCAGGTATTCGCTGCGGGCGAGGAGGAGAAACTTGCTCCCCAACTGACCAAGGCCGCTGTCGCGTTGAGGGACGTAGCTCCGGCTGCGGCTCGCATTCTGCTGGCCCGTCTGGACACGATCGTCGTCAACGGCTATACGGAACGCGCCCTCCTCGACGCCGCGGGGCTCTGGACCCGTTGGGGGGCGCCCGAGCGCGCGCGGACTCTCGTCGACCGGTACCTCGCATGGACCAGCAGTCCATGGGCGCAGCTGTCCGCCAGGAAAGCCCTCGGGCAGTCGGACCGAGCGGAGGAGCGGCAGCTCGTCGAAAAGGTCCATGCCGACATCCCCGAGCCGCCGGCCGATCCGACGGCGTACGGGTGGGCTGCGCGGCAGAGGGATGACGACCTGGCCGGCGTGGTCCGGCGCATGGCCGAATACGACCTCGCCAGGGCGGCGCAGATGGCCAGGGATGTCGCCGGTCCCAGTGACCGGTACGTGCTTCTCGCCGACATCGCCCACCTCCACCTCGACCGGGGCGAGGCTTCCCCGGCCGCCGCCCTCCTGGAGGAGGTGTTGCAGAGAGTGGAGCGGCCCGCCCCGCTCCGCGGTGCCGGCGGTGCCGGTACGGGCTTCACTACCGCGTCGCCCGAGTCGAGTGCGCCACCCGCCAGGAATCACCTGGAACAGGTGAACATCGGCGCGGTCATGGGCATGTTCAACCTGAGCCACCATTGGGCCGCCCGCGCGCGAGGACACTTCTTTCGTGAACCGGCGGACGTGGTCCGCGCCGTCGAGCTGGGGCCGTCCAGCAACACGGCCAGAGTGATACGCCGGTTCGCGGTGCGGCTGGCGCACAGGGACCTCTCCCAGGCGGGCACTCTCATGCACTCGATCGCGGATCCCGGAGAGCGAGCCATCGGCTTCGCGGAGCTGCACAGGGCCGCCCACGGCCCTGACAGCAGCGACTCTCATCACGGCCCCGAGGCGGACACGTTCTCCAAGGAGATCGATCGCTCACTCGGCGAACTGCCGCGTCACCGGTGGACTGCCGGCCCCGGCGACGACTCGGATGAGCACAAAGCCTGGGCATACGCGCGCCCCGACCTCCGGGTCCGCTTCGAACTGGCCGTGCGTGCGCTGGGATGCCGGAAGGCGGACATGCAGGGGCTCCAAGGGCTGACCTTCCTGGCCCACGCACAACGGCACTCCATGCTCACGTGGGCGTCCGCGGTGTTCGCCGCCGACATGATCCAGCGGAAGCAGCCCCATCAGATCTTCACGCAGACCCATCTGGAGAACCTCACCCAAGGCCTGGACCAGGGCGACGAAATGAGCATGAGCAGGGTGGCCGCAGCCGCGTACCACGAGTACCGGATCGCACGCGAGGTGCCCGGCTACACCTTCCAGGCGCCGAAGGTGCACATCGACGACCCGATCTACGCGGCAGCCGTGGACCTCGTGACTCCCGCCCCCGGCGCCCCCCTCAGTCCCTCGTTCACGCGACGGCTCCGGGGGCTGCTGGACACCGGCCCGCTGCCCGCGGCGGCCGAACTGGTCGCCTTCGCCGCGGAAGCCAGGCCGGAGAACCGGCACGAACTCCGTGAGCTGGCCGTGGAGATCATCGCGAGAGCCCGCGACGGTTCCGCGATCGGCGTGGACGCTCTGGCCGTCCTGGCGGCATCGCCCGCCCTCGGCGACCTGGTGGATCCTGTCGGCCTCGTGAACGAAGCCGAACGCTGCACGTTCGGCTGGCCGGGCGAGCATTGGATCCCCGGCGATGTCGTGGCCCGCCTGTTCCCCGTCCTGTTGGAGCGCGCACCGGCGGTCGCACTGCGCAGGTTCTACGAGGTCGCCTCGGCGAACTGGTCCTTCGCCATGTCGCTGCTGGAACACGCGGCGGACGCCCTGATCGACGCAATGGACACCGACCTGGCCGCCACCCTCGGCTCGGCCATGGCCCGCGGGCTCGCCTGCACCTCTCCCGAGGGCACGGCACCCGATGCGGTGGACGGCGTCCGACTGGCGCAACTCGTCGCCACCGGCACCGCGGACAACGGGCGGGCATCATGA
- a CDS encoding tetratricopeptide repeat protein, giving the protein MTHPVDPAVEQAHTDVVDLFRSNPAADPAGLEAVCRAARDRLAVLPALDPHDPQTWSSYDLITRDVQTLLGCLREAGVPSSEPEHFRAVLIRVLYYLYEADRAEPGVLLAEIVHGDWEVRIGESHADTLKAAERLAACLHALGDSTRARPLFERVLLLRSKTFGNTDPSTLLASCNLGACLNQLADYSAAFRLNKITARLCEQRLGKEDGTTVLATGNLAGSLFGLGEYRAALTLYQDVHRRRRRASGENTLVTLHAEANIAITLHKLGDYEEARAINADLLPRFERAAGKDHSGTTLTRSRLVMNLRALGRDEEADEVHGGIPRF; this is encoded by the coding sequence ATGACGCATCCCGTCGACCCCGCGGTGGAACAGGCGCACACGGACGTCGTGGACCTGTTCCGCAGCAATCCCGCCGCGGACCCCGCCGGACTGGAAGCAGTGTGCCGTGCGGCCCGGGACCGGCTCGCGGTGCTGCCGGCCCTCGATCCGCACGATCCGCAGACCTGGAGCTCGTACGACCTGATCACGAGGGACGTCCAGACACTCCTCGGCTGTCTGCGCGAGGCCGGTGTCCCGAGCAGCGAACCGGAGCACTTCCGTGCCGTGCTGATCCGCGTCCTCTACTACCTCTACGAAGCCGACCGCGCTGAACCAGGTGTCCTGCTGGCGGAGATCGTCCACGGCGACTGGGAGGTGCGGATCGGAGAGTCGCACGCCGACACACTCAAGGCCGCTGAACGACTTGCCGCATGCCTGCATGCACTGGGTGACTCGACACGGGCTCGGCCACTGTTCGAGAGAGTTCTTCTACTGCGGTCGAAGACGTTCGGTAACACCGATCCCTCCACCCTTCTCGCGTCCTGCAATCTGGGTGCCTGCCTCAACCAACTCGCGGACTACAGCGCGGCGTTCCGGCTGAACAAAATCACCGCACGACTGTGTGAGCAACGACTCGGCAAGGAGGACGGAACGACGGTCCTGGCCACGGGGAACCTCGCCGGCAGCCTGTTCGGACTTGGCGAGTACCGAGCGGCGCTGACTCTTTACCAGGACGTGCACCGGCGGCGCCGACGGGCGTCAGGAGAGAACACTCTGGTGACGCTCCACGCGGAGGCGAACATCGCCATCACCCTCCACAAGCTCGGGGACTACGAGGAGGCACGCGCCATCAACGCGGACCTGCTGCCGAGATTCGAGCGCGCGGCCGGAAAGGACCACTCGGGCACCACACTCACGCGCAGCCGTCTGGTGATGAACCTGCGGGCACTCGGGCGTGACGAGGAGGCCGATGAAGTCCACGGAGGAATTCCGCGGTTCTGA
- a CDS encoding PucR family transcriptional regulator, with the protein MPVRTAWRDVPRPRARRFASLAMAEVPALAQAILAEIRREYPGLPLAVDDSGEPMALIGIRRALEDFVDHLVVEEGRPHGRQLEVFQEFGRGEVLQGRSLDSLQAIYRLGVRLAWRRFAEIGQQVEIPPPAMYELVESGFEYLDGLVAQSVRGYVEAAARQAGERLRLQRRLISLMLSEHRTDPTDALAEHAERIGWPLPEQVAVGVLLRPAPESVAPAVGQDVLLDMEYEQPRMVVPEPSAAGRPELLERALTGWSGAMGPPVPLAEAAKSLHWAFAAVRLMERGLLPAGQVLKCTEHTEALVLLPPEELIEDLARRCLAPLDQCAPSHSRRLVETLLAWLETRGGAPEVAARLGVHPQTVRYRLRQIRELLGDEVDDPDRRFKLELVLRARRLRDAGVAGDIAGIP; encoded by the coding sequence ATGCCCGTGCGTACGGCCTGGCGCGATGTACCCCGCCCGCGGGCACGCCGATTCGCGTCCCTGGCCATGGCAGAGGTGCCGGCACTCGCCCAGGCCATCCTGGCCGAGATTCGCAGGGAGTACCCCGGCCTGCCGCTCGCTGTCGACGACTCGGGCGAGCCCATGGCCCTGATCGGCATCCGCAGGGCCCTGGAGGACTTCGTGGACCACCTCGTGGTGGAGGAGGGCCGACCGCACGGGCGTCAGCTGGAGGTCTTCCAGGAGTTCGGCCGCGGTGAAGTGCTGCAGGGCCGCAGCCTGGACTCGCTGCAGGCCATCTACCGGCTCGGCGTGCGGCTTGCGTGGCGCCGCTTCGCCGAGATCGGCCAACAGGTCGAGATCCCGCCGCCGGCCATGTACGAGCTGGTGGAGTCCGGCTTCGAGTATCTCGACGGGCTCGTCGCGCAGTCCGTACGCGGCTACGTCGAAGCCGCCGCCCGCCAGGCCGGCGAACGGCTCCGGCTCCAGCGGCGGTTGATCAGCCTGATGCTCAGCGAGCACCGCACGGATCCCACCGACGCTCTTGCCGAACATGCCGAGCGCATCGGCTGGCCGCTGCCCGAGCAGGTCGCCGTCGGTGTACTTCTGCGACCTGCCCCGGAGTCCGTCGCTCCGGCAGTGGGTCAGGACGTGCTGCTGGACATGGAGTACGAGCAGCCGCGCATGGTCGTCCCCGAGCCGAGCGCGGCCGGCCGGCCGGAACTCCTGGAGCGCGCGCTGACAGGCTGGTCCGGCGCGATGGGACCGCCGGTTCCGCTCGCCGAGGCGGCCAAGTCACTGCACTGGGCCTTCGCCGCCGTACGCCTGATGGAACGCGGGCTGCTCCCGGCCGGCCAGGTCCTGAAGTGCACGGAGCACACCGAGGCGCTGGTCCTGCTGCCGCCCGAGGAACTGATCGAGGACCTCGCCCGCCGTTGCCTGGCGCCGCTCGACCAGTGCGCGCCCTCGCACAGCCGACGACTCGTCGAGACGCTGCTCGCCTGGCTGGAGACACGTGGCGGCGCCCCCGAGGTCGCGGCACGACTCGGCGTCCATCCGCAGACCGTGCGCTACCGATTGCGCCAGATCCGCGAACTGCTGGGCGACGAGGTGGACGATCCGGACCGGCGCTTCAAGCTGGAGCTGGTGTTACGGGCCCGCCGCCTGCGCGATGCGGGGGTGGCGGGGGACATCGCGGGCATCCCGTAG
- a CDS encoding DUF3068 domain-containing protein — translation MRRTASPLSLVLLGVGVFLLVLAPMLSWYVEPRAERTPTDVDVTTVFTGTGEYFDTSSLRTVQAKPITVTRRVLGDVAASERSGRAVWDVSTAIDTPDTLALRDPRRSYQWTLERWVTDRRTNAPVHCCGETPEYQGEAYLKFPFDVQKRGYTWWDSTLGATLRLEFKGTKKVAGYEGYRFTGSVNDTRTGTRQVPGRLVGLPKQSQVHAEEWYANDGIELVVDRRTGRVMNARTAPRKTLRAPGADEAKVVLLDSAGLEFTQETQREQVALAKADSAQLRALGETVPIGAGAAGLVLGAVGVVLVVRGRERPNPQ, via the coding sequence ATGCGTCGTACCGCTTCGCCGTTGTCGCTGGTCCTGTTGGGTGTGGGCGTCTTTCTGCTCGTACTGGCTCCGATGCTCTCGTGGTACGTGGAGCCACGTGCGGAACGCACCCCGACCGATGTCGATGTCACCACGGTGTTCACCGGCACCGGCGAGTATTTCGACACCAGTAGCCTCAGAACCGTCCAGGCGAAACCGATCACCGTCACCCGGCGGGTGCTGGGCGATGTCGCCGCGAGCGAGCGCAGCGGGCGGGCGGTCTGGGACGTGTCGACGGCCATCGACACCCCGGACACGCTGGCCCTCCGCGACCCGCGCAGGTCCTACCAGTGGACGCTGGAGCGCTGGGTGACCGACCGCCGGACCAACGCTCCTGTGCACTGCTGCGGGGAGACGCCGGAGTATCAGGGCGAGGCCTACCTCAAGTTCCCCTTCGACGTGCAGAAGCGGGGTTACACCTGGTGGGACAGCACGCTGGGGGCCACCCTCCGGCTGGAGTTCAAGGGCACCAAGAAGGTCGCGGGCTACGAGGGTTACCGGTTCACCGGATCCGTGAACGACACCCGGACGGGCACCCGGCAGGTACCGGGGCGGCTGGTCGGCCTGCCCAAGCAGAGCCAGGTGCATGCCGAGGAGTGGTACGCCAACGACGGCATCGAACTCGTCGTCGACCGGCGGACCGGGCGCGTCATGAACGCGAGGACCGCTCCCCGCAAGACGCTGCGCGCACCCGGTGCCGATGAGGCGAAGGTGGTCCTGCTGGACAGCGCGGGACTGGAATTCACCCAGGAGACCCAGCGGGAGCAGGTGGCGCTGGCGAAGGCGGACAGCGCACAGCTGCGGGCGCTGGGTGAGACTGTTCCGATCGGAGCGGGAGCGGCCGGGCTCGTGCTGGGGGCCGTGGGTGTCGTGCTCGTCGTGCGCGGCAGGGAACGCCCGAATCCCCAGTAA
- a CDS encoding glycosyltransferase family 4 protein, giving the protein MPQHVPPMLRAPLPHHPPKSPLHDLPSGSPPHPRRIVFLARRDLGNPAAGGSELLIDKIAEGLTAHGHQVTLLCGGPAAYRDYRVVSAGGDAGHFLRARRAFERQVGDCDLFVEVCNGMPYLAPLWHRGPTLCLVNHVHTDIWEERFPGPAARLGKRLERWALTRAHSGNLLVAVSPSTADALHGLGVPRERIRIVHNGVEEPGQLAPTSAEPLFLAVGRLVEYKRIELLLRLWERVRPVTGGRLVIVGDGPERARLEALAGPGVTFTGRVSEAEKHRLLCAAWVLLHPSLVEGWGLVVTEAAARSTPAIGFDVPGLRDSIDDGVTGVLARGESSFAAAWCTLALSPERREALGRAAGQRAEHFRWGATVRQFRAAAAEAAPQRSDRL; this is encoded by the coding sequence ATGCCCCAGCACGTACCCCCCATGTTGCGCGCGCCACTACCCCACCACCCTCCGAAGTCCCCGCTGCACGACCTTCCTTCAGGCTCTCCGCCGCATCCCCGCCGGATCGTCTTCCTCGCCCGCCGCGACCTCGGCAACCCGGCCGCCGGTGGCTCCGAACTGCTCATCGACAAAATCGCCGAGGGGCTCACCGCCCACGGACACCAGGTCACGCTCCTGTGCGGCGGTCCCGCCGCCTATCGCGACTACCGCGTGGTCTCGGCCGGCGGCGACGCCGGACATTTCCTGCGCGCCCGCCGCGCCTTCGAACGGCAGGTCGGCGACTGCGACCTGTTCGTCGAGGTGTGCAACGGCATGCCGTACCTCGCCCCCCTCTGGCACCGCGGACCGACGCTCTGCCTGGTCAACCATGTCCACACCGACATCTGGGAAGAGCGTTTCCCCGGCCCCGCCGCCCGGCTGGGCAAACGGCTCGAGCGTTGGGCACTGACCCGCGCCCACAGCGGCAACCTGCTGGTCGCCGTCTCCCCTTCCACGGCCGACGCGCTCCACGGCCTCGGTGTCCCGCGCGAGCGGATCCGGATCGTCCACAACGGTGTCGAGGAGCCGGGGCAGCTCGCCCCCACCTCGGCGGAGCCGCTGTTCCTCGCCGTGGGACGCCTTGTCGAGTACAAGCGGATCGAGCTGCTCCTGCGTCTGTGGGAGAGGGTCAGACCGGTCACCGGAGGCCGTCTCGTCATCGTGGGTGACGGGCCGGAACGAGCCCGGCTCGAGGCTCTCGCCGGGCCCGGCGTGACCTTCACCGGCCGGGTCTCGGAGGCCGAGAAGCACCGGCTGCTGTGCGCGGCCTGGGTGTTGCTCCACCCCTCGCTCGTCGAGGGCTGGGGGCTGGTGGTGACCGAGGCGGCGGCCCGGTCCACGCCTGCCATCGGCTTCGATGTGCCCGGTCTCAGGGACTCGATCGACGACGGCGTCACAGGCGTTCTGGCCCGCGGCGAGAGCTCGTTCGCCGCGGCCTGGTGCACCCTTGCGCTCAGCCCCGAGCGGCGCGAGGCGCTCGGCCGGGCGGCCGGGCAGCGGGCTGAGCACTTCCGCTGGGGAGCCACGGTCCGGCAGTTCCGGGCCGCGGCCGCGGAGGCCGCGCCGCAGCGGAGTGACCGGCTGTGA
- a CDS encoding class I SAM-dependent methyltransferase: MKDPSIRRSVALFRAFMGEQTDPDRCYTLLAHDAADQLERQMTLSDRLVVDVGGGPGHFTEEFRRRGAQSYLFEPDLRELSARGTVPAGSVVADGYLLPLADGVADVCFSSNVLEHVADPQTFLSELIRVTRPGGLIYVSFTNWLSPWGGHEWAPWHYLGADRARARYLRRTGRPAKHALGENLFAIHIGPTLRQVRAREDVSLVTARSRYWPFLARAVTRVPGLREIATWNLLLILRRRTETAAEMDSPLRATRG; encoded by the coding sequence GTGAAGGACCCCTCCATCCGCAGGTCCGTCGCTCTCTTCCGGGCGTTCATGGGTGAGCAGACCGACCCGGACCGGTGTTACACCCTGCTCGCCCATGATGCGGCCGACCAACTGGAGCGGCAGATGACCCTGAGCGACCGGCTGGTGGTGGACGTGGGAGGCGGGCCGGGCCACTTCACCGAGGAGTTCCGGCGGCGTGGCGCGCAGAGTTACCTCTTCGAGCCCGATCTGCGGGAACTGAGCGCGCGCGGCACCGTCCCCGCGGGCTCGGTGGTCGCCGACGGTTATCTGCTGCCCCTGGCCGACGGCGTCGCCGACGTCTGCTTCTCCTCCAACGTTCTGGAACACGTCGCCGACCCGCAGACCTTCCTCAGCGAACTGATCCGCGTCACCCGGCCGGGCGGGCTGATCTACGTTTCGTTCACCAACTGGCTCTCCCCCTGGGGCGGTCACGAGTGGGCGCCCTGGCACTACCTGGGTGCGGACCGCGCCCGCGCCCGGTACCTGAGACGGACCGGACGCCCCGCCAAGCACGCCCTCGGCGAGAACCTCTTCGCGATCCACATCGGCCCGACCCTGCGTCAGGTACGCGCCCGCGAGGACGTGTCCCTCGTAACGGCCCGCTCGCGGTACTGGCCGTTCCTCGCGCGGGCTGTCACCCGCGTCCCGGGCCTGCGCGAGATCGCCACCTGGAACCTCCTCCTCATCCTCCGGCGCCGAACAGAAACGGCAGCAGAGATGGACAGCCCCCTGCGAGCCACCCGTGGCTGA